The Bifidobacterium animalis subsp. animalis ATCC 25527 genome has a segment encoding these proteins:
- a CDS encoding PD-(D/E)XK nuclease family protein: protein MVEHTQERGAAGMDAVDDAPQANEGARRAIREFLESAHNDDRNSKARTLLVSGAPRSGKTQLAVETTLAGLRADLAAGSDGSTVMLVPNRRVADLYSDRIIRELGSSERVRPATTLNALAFQLLEIARSRSGDSAPRLINGAEQDALLRHVIAVHVEQHRRGEDGSCETCRLLSAYFEDAGVQADPARKGMGAAANSSSAGTLDWATIVMDAADANDADEETIVDIAANVNAGFIAQLRDVFAHFDEVGALLRLGAMQPTAAARNVEEWTMQVACQAVESEGPAGVRLSLQWRLALALRREYFDLVARRYPGEYRLDPSYLPLAAMRSLTVAGAWMPTLLVVDDVQDLTLGGLALLAVLQGLGVHLVLFGDPDEAVQAFRGSYPEYLYACFLDPNGPFAADHVSLQAFQHEPATYRDIVASRVSLSIASAEESALPLAQRPGKLPAVEGSDRLRPLDADDPHTKEVLEDGSLNGRLYRSSNDELDNIVWQISALHLNDRSVTWNDMAVICHDNADVLRFGERLRGADVPVRYSSVTRPLADEPFVQGLFALIELAQLRAHGLETRSMTLAAAAQYVRARVGRIAESLLIDTANMGTNTINAHVRSHRKPTRPMRLNTVNAALSSLEALARISQTDILDDASATADPDRSALAESVKASALSDLRSQWDALASTVRAAHAAQEQASGIVVDDSRLSDTDKVGDGLEFGIDALYLLLAQGDDETLLDVLEALCGDHNEDVRNFNLLWRIVGQIADDLGSLPSKAPQYALEAAWKACHVADAWKVQAIFDSPDGRAANDRLDTAMRLFNYVQSEGVAPDINAFIDQVRQLQIEADSLASLAPVDEAVTLTTPAGTAGLSWEHVWIPAVQQGTWPNLAARNTMFGGEDLVDIALHGSQTRHRNEVGGQLDEVLASEQKGWLVALTRANGTLNVSASQNDDAVPSDFLYAYLPECFTRDDTERPLAERLAEAPDAANAASGKVQTEASVDTADHGYSLKESERHAGDETLNASMRGVIALARMALAHGEESSAEFQDAAAALAALASAGVDEADPRRWPFLRDAPTGSRSPGRYERTQSGNAVQSAGTALSLNAGSAQSGVLPQVMSVPTDPFAPIVLSPSQVDRLWGCAVCARLERDFSGPTPSAVVADFGTLVHDAAQYATEHHWDLAQVYEQFVPIRGPHTDTWREQTAQAIADRMFDEYYAPRRIDPLGIEDASQRFVALQRDAEAKAMLFNIARYFVDSNEADYIHKTTGAIGTLVESFAECSFEGAFTLRSITDAYNHAGDRPELTVQQMRAILGVLMDGWPVQLDDGQEVRINGRIDRLEHRRFDNGDEHWRVVDYKTGNSFSPAEQFSDLQLVCYQLGLAFNTDGSTTALTGPRPKVSRAELFFVKDQPAPAGTATRVESYYQPALMEGGAVTSTGFAARYYIPHMSSLFKMQLPSEAPDGIPEEVWHDLLAGAQEGTLWALTMLARVFYAAAAKQADHIVAHPTDAHRGVCRHKQVCAACNEAMATVFETEWE from the coding sequence ATGGTTGAACATACCCAGGAGCGTGGTGCCGCCGGCATGGATGCCGTTGACGATGCGCCGCAGGCCAATGAAGGGGCTCGCCGTGCCATTCGTGAATTCCTGGAGTCGGCTCACAATGATGACCGGAATTCCAAGGCGCGCACTCTGCTCGTCTCGGGTGCACCGCGTTCGGGCAAGACGCAGCTGGCCGTGGAGACGACGCTCGCCGGTCTGCGAGCCGATCTGGCGGCCGGGAGCGACGGGTCGACGGTGATGCTGGTGCCGAACCGTCGTGTCGCAGATCTGTATTCCGATCGAATCATACGCGAACTCGGCTCAAGCGAACGTGTGCGTCCGGCCACCACGCTCAATGCGTTGGCCTTCCAATTGCTTGAGATCGCCCGTTCGAGAAGCGGCGACAGCGCACCCCGTCTCATCAACGGTGCCGAGCAGGACGCATTGTTGCGCCATGTGATCGCCGTGCACGTCGAACAGCATCGCCGTGGCGAGGATGGCTCATGCGAGACCTGCCGGCTGCTTAGTGCCTATTTCGAGGATGCAGGCGTGCAGGCGGACCCCGCACGGAAGGGGATGGGTGCTGCTGCCAACTCCTCGTCCGCAGGCACGCTCGACTGGGCGACCATTGTGATGGATGCCGCCGATGCCAACGATGCCGACGAGGAGACGATTGTCGACATCGCAGCGAACGTCAATGCAGGATTCATCGCCCAGTTGCGCGACGTGTTCGCCCACTTCGACGAGGTGGGGGCATTGTTGCGTCTCGGCGCGATGCAGCCGACGGCGGCTGCGCGCAATGTGGAGGAATGGACGATGCAGGTCGCCTGCCAAGCCGTGGAATCGGAGGGCCCCGCTGGCGTGCGCCTCTCGTTGCAGTGGCGTCTGGCACTCGCATTGAGGCGCGAGTATTTCGATCTGGTGGCCCGGCGCTACCCTGGCGAATACCGTTTGGACCCCTCGTATCTGCCGCTTGCGGCCATGCGCTCCCTGACTGTTGCAGGGGCTTGGATGCCCACGTTGCTGGTGGTGGACGACGTGCAGGATCTCACGTTGGGCGGCCTGGCGTTGCTCGCGGTGCTGCAGGGGCTCGGCGTGCATTTGGTGCTGTTCGGCGATCCGGACGAAGCCGTGCAGGCATTCCGCGGCTCATACCCGGAATACCTCTATGCATGCTTCCTCGATCCGAACGGCCCGTTCGCCGCCGACCATGTCTCATTGCAGGCATTTCAACACGAGCCCGCCACCTATCGGGACATCGTGGCGTCACGCGTGAGCCTGTCGATAGCCTCCGCCGAGGAATCCGCGCTGCCGCTGGCCCAGCGGCCCGGAAAACTGCCTGCCGTGGAGGGTTCGGACCGCTTGCGCCCGCTTGATGCCGACGACCCGCATACCAAGGAGGTGCTGGAAGACGGCTCTCTCAACGGCAGATTGTACCGGTCGTCAAACGACGAACTCGACAACATCGTGTGGCAGATTTCGGCGCTGCATCTGAACGACAGGAGCGTGACGTGGAACGACATGGCCGTGATCTGCCATGACAACGCCGACGTGCTGCGGTTCGGGGAAAGGCTGCGTGGGGCCGATGTGCCGGTGCGGTATTCGTCGGTGACCCGGCCTCTCGCAGACGAGCCTTTCGTGCAGGGGCTGTTCGCGCTCATCGAGCTCGCCCAATTGCGTGCCCATGGACTCGAAACCCGCTCGATGACGCTCGCCGCCGCCGCGCAGTATGTGCGTGCCCGCGTGGGCAGAATCGCCGAGAGTCTGCTCATCGACACCGCGAACATGGGCACGAACACAATCAACGCACACGTCAGATCGCATCGCAAACCGACGCGGCCCATGCGCCTGAACACGGTGAATGCCGCGCTTTCCTCGCTCGAAGCGTTGGCGAGGATCTCCCAGACCGACATTCTCGACGATGCGAGTGCGACGGCCGACCCGGACCGGAGCGCACTCGCCGAATCGGTGAAGGCATCCGCTTTGTCGGATCTGCGTTCGCAATGGGATGCCCTTGCGAGCACGGTGCGCGCCGCGCATGCCGCGCAGGAGCAGGCCAGTGGCATCGTCGTGGACGATTCGCGGCTGAGCGACACCGACAAGGTGGGCGACGGCCTTGAATTCGGCATTGATGCATTGTATCTGCTCCTTGCACAAGGTGATGACGAGACGCTGCTCGATGTGCTCGAGGCGCTGTGCGGAGACCATAACGAAGACGTGCGCAATTTCAATCTGCTGTGGCGCATTGTGGGGCAGATTGCCGACGACCTCGGCTCCTTGCCGTCGAAGGCGCCCCAATACGCGCTTGAGGCGGCATGGAAAGCGTGCCATGTGGCCGATGCGTGGAAGGTGCAGGCCATTTTCGACTCGCCGGACGGCCGTGCCGCCAACGACCGGCTCGACACGGCGATGCGGTTGTTCAACTACGTGCAATCCGAAGGCGTGGCCCCCGACATCAACGCCTTCATCGACCAGGTGCGCCAGCTGCAGATCGAGGCGGATTCGCTGGCCAGTCTGGCACCGGTCGACGAGGCGGTCACGCTCACCACGCCTGCCGGCACTGCCGGACTGAGCTGGGAGCATGTGTGGATTCCCGCCGTGCAACAAGGCACCTGGCCGAATCTGGCCGCCCGTAACACCATGTTCGGCGGCGAGGATTTGGTGGATATCGCCCTGCACGGCAGCCAGACCCGGCACCGCAACGAGGTCGGCGGCCAACTCGACGAGGTGCTGGCGTCCGAGCAGAAGGGCTGGCTGGTGGCACTCACCCGCGCCAACGGTACCTTGAACGTGAGCGCCAGCCAGAACGACGATGCCGTGCCCTCTGATTTCCTATACGCGTACCTGCCGGAATGCTTCACCCGTGACGATACCGAGCGGCCATTGGCCGAACGGCTGGCCGAGGCACCCGATGCCGCGAATGCGGCTTCGGGGAAGGTTCAGACCGAAGCATCGGTGGACACTGCTGATCATGGGTATAGCCTGAAGGAATCGGAACGACATGCAGGTGACGAGACCCTCAATGCGAGCATGCGGGGTGTGATCGCCCTGGCCCGTATGGCGTTGGCCCATGGTGAGGAATCGTCCGCGGAATTCCAGGATGCCGCCGCCGCATTGGCGGCATTGGCATCGGCGGGAGTCGACGAAGCCGACCCGCGGCGTTGGCCGTTCCTGCGCGACGCCCCCACCGGGTCGCGATCGCCTGGGCGCTATGAGCGCACCCAATCCGGGAACGCCGTGCAGTCCGCTGGTACAGCGCTCAGTCTCAATGCGGGCTCGGCACAATCTGGAGTCTTACCCCAAGTCATGAGTGTTCCGACGGATCCGTTCGCCCCGATCGTGCTGTCGCCCTCGCAGGTCGACCGGCTGTGGGGTTGCGCGGTGTGTGCTCGCCTGGAACGCGATTTCAGCGGCCCCACTCCAAGCGCGGTGGTGGCGGATTTCGGCACGCTCGTGCACGATGCCGCGCAATACGCGACCGAGCATCATTGGGATCTGGCGCAGGTCTACGAACAATTCGTGCCGATTCGGGGGCCTCACACCGACACATGGCGTGAGCAGACGGCCCAGGCCATAGCCGACAGGATGTTCGACGAATACTATGCGCCGCGGCGCATAGACCCGCTGGGCATAGAGGACGCCTCGCAACGGTTCGTGGCATTGCAGCGCGATGCTGAGGCCAAGGCGATGCTGTTTAACATCGCGAGGTATTTCGTCGATTCGAACGAGGCTGATTACATTCATAAGACCACCGGTGCCATAGGCACCTTGGTCGAGTCGTTCGCGGAATGCTCCTTCGAAGGGGCCTTCACGTTGCGCAGCATCACCGACGCCTACAACCATGCCGGGGATCGGCCGGAGCTCACCGTGCAGCAGATGCGGGCGATACTCGGGGTGCTCATGGACGGTTGGCCCGTGCAATTGGACGATGGGCAAGAGGTGCGGATCAATGGCCGCATAGACCGCCTGGAACACCGCCGATTCGACAATGGTGACGAACATTGGCGGGTTGTGGACTACAAGACGGGGAACAGCTTCTCGCCCGCCGAGCAGTTCAGCGACCTGCAGCTCGTGTGCTACCAGCTTGGGCTGGCCTTCAACACCGATGGGTCCACGACCGCACTCACCGGGCCACGCCCGAAGGTGAGCCGTGCCGAGCTGTTCTTCGTCAAGGACCAGCCGGCGCCGGCAGGCACCGCCACACGAGTGGAATCGTATTATCAGCCGGCGCTGATGGAAGGGGGCGCCGTCACGAGCACCGGATTCGCGGCACGTTACTACATACCCCACATGAGCTCCCTGTTCAAGATGCAGCTGCCATCCGAGGCTCCGGACGGCATTCCGGAAGAGGTGTGGCATGACCTGCTCGCCGGTGCGCAGGAGGGCACGTTGTGGGCGTTGACGATGCTTGCCCGCGTGTTCTATGCGGCCGCGGCCAAACAGGCCGATCACATCGTGGCGCATCCGACGGACGCTCATAGGGGAGTGTGCCGCCACAAGCAGGTATGCGCAGCCTGCAACGAGGCGATGGCCACGGTATTCGAAACGGAATGGGAATAG
- a CDS encoding serine/threonine-protein kinase, whose translation MTQQVPQPPRLAGYSYVRVLGHGSTATVYLYRQQGIERDVAVKVSVEQVDGRIADAFRAEARAMAALPSHPSILSTYDAGVTDDGRYYLVFEYAPGGTLKDVLCDHVLDVPHMLSMGVHLAGAVATAHRAGIVHRDIKTSNVLITGQQLPALADFGIAVTAYDHSSTGYSLPWAPPETLRTGGAGGEAADIYSLGAVLYASLVGTSPFEYGYHPKTAKELAKLIMTQPLPTIQRNDVPTAVCETLARAMAANADDRYPSALAFARALQQVQFELYGHATSLSVEGADPYPASIVRRQITERPLAARQRGRYRKAWMVVGITVALLTLFLAVFMGFVLPGLDTHASGNQTVVEGSHGALRNGERPEPTGNEPPGASVVPSPQQLSGSFAENGAAHFHWRNPDPREGDTYVWSRIGAATTPGASHVVDSTEFNIPADQTNQAQVCVRVSIVRADRSMSAQPATACAVRK comes from the coding sequence ATGACCCAGCAGGTGCCCCAGCCACCGCGCCTTGCCGGCTACAGCTATGTGCGCGTGCTCGGGCACGGTTCCACCGCTACCGTCTACCTCTACCGGCAACAGGGCATAGAACGTGACGTCGCCGTCAAAGTGAGCGTCGAGCAGGTGGACGGCAGAATCGCAGATGCCTTCCGTGCGGAGGCGCGCGCCATGGCCGCGTTGCCGAGCCACCCCTCCATTCTCTCCACCTACGATGCGGGCGTCACCGACGACGGCCGCTATTACCTCGTGTTCGAGTATGCACCGGGCGGCACGCTCAAAGATGTACTGTGCGACCACGTGCTCGACGTGCCGCACATGCTCTCCATGGGCGTTCATCTCGCCGGCGCAGTCGCCACCGCACACCGGGCCGGCATCGTGCACCGCGACATCAAGACCAGCAACGTGCTCATCACCGGGCAGCAGTTGCCCGCGCTCGCCGACTTCGGCATCGCCGTCACCGCCTACGACCACAGCAGCACCGGCTACTCCCTGCCCTGGGCACCCCCGGAGACGCTGCGCACGGGCGGTGCGGGAGGCGAGGCGGCCGACATCTATTCGCTGGGCGCAGTGCTCTATGCCTCACTGGTGGGCACCTCCCCGTTCGAATACGGGTACCACCCGAAGACGGCGAAGGAGTTGGCCAAACTCATCATGACGCAGCCGCTGCCGACGATCCAGCGCAACGACGTTCCCACTGCGGTGTGTGAGACGTTGGCACGCGCAATGGCGGCAAATGCCGACGATCGCTACCCCTCCGCACTGGCTTTCGCCCGCGCGCTCCAACAGGTACAATTCGAACTGTATGGGCACGCCACGTCGTTGAGTGTCGAGGGCGCAGACCCCTACCCAGCCAGCATCGTCCGACGGCAGATCACCGAACGTCCGCTGGCGGCACGGCAACGCGGCAGATACCGCAAGGCATGGATGGTCGTGGGCATCACTGTCGCCCTGCTCACCCTGTTCCTCGCGGTGTTCATGGGGTTCGTGCTGCCCGGTCTCGACACCCATGCCAGCGGAAACCAGACGGTTGTCGAAGGCAGCCACGGCGCACTCCGGAACGGCGAACGGCCCGAACCCACGGGCAACGAGCCTCCCGGCGCATCCGTTGTGCCGTCACCCCAACAGCTTTCCGGCAGCTTCGCCGAGAACGGCGCCGCGCATTTCCATTGGAGGAATCCAGATCCACGGGAAGGCGACACCTACGTGTGGTCGCGTATCGGCGCCGCGACCACGCCGGGCGCCTCGCATGTGGTTGATTCCACCGAATTTAACATTCCGGCCGACCAAACCAATCAGGCGCAGGTGTGCGTACGCGTGAGCATTGTGCGGGCAGACCGCAGCATGTCGGCACAACCCGCCACCGCCTGCGCGGTGCGGAAATGA